In a genomic window of Curtobacterium sp. MCBD17_035:
- the lnt gene encoding apolipoprotein N-acyltransferase encodes MTTTEDRPTRLPAVGGEAVQSPRPTPRRRPPRHPLPVWRHGPGHDAGAVGVLPRSVAYPLAALGGLVLDLAFPGAGVWVLAFPAVAMMLLAVRGQRFWVAFGLGYVFGAAFFLVDVDWAAKYLGPVPWLALALFEALFPALGGAAMALAYRWVPRAVPTVLGRVLLTPAVVAALWTGREWLGGNYPYNGFSWGRVALSQSQSPFAPLVAWLGVLGLTFVLVFMVAALVALAVEVGVRPFVRAVLAVGVVVVVLAVPAWPATTSGMVRVESVQGDGPAGYFDGAQPGEVLSSQLDATDTSAKGVDMVVWPEASAEFDPRRSPGVAAALDALSTATHAPIVAGAITENARGQYHNTSFVWQAGKGWLGSYDKAHPVPFGEYVPDRWFYSKLAPSLIGLIGRDYTPGTKPNTVSVAGVRVGLAICFDIVDDRLTDEMTAAHAQLILAQTNNADFDGTDENLQQLAIARMRAIETGRSLVNISTVGASAVVDPSGRTIDSVPAYTATSMVTDVPLGTSTTPATVIGTGLTTVVVIGGVLVLLGAAPWRRRRT; translated from the coding sequence ATGACGACGACCGAGGACCGTCCGACGCGCCTGCCCGCCGTCGGCGGGGAGGCCGTGCAGTCGCCCCGTCCGACACCGCGGCGGCGCCCTCCCCGGCACCCCCTGCCGGTCTGGAGGCACGGCCCCGGTCACGACGCGGGCGCGGTCGGTGTCCTCCCGCGCTCCGTCGCGTACCCGCTGGCAGCGCTCGGCGGACTCGTCCTCGACCTCGCGTTCCCCGGGGCGGGCGTCTGGGTGCTGGCGTTCCCCGCCGTCGCGATGATGCTCCTCGCGGTCCGAGGACAGCGGTTCTGGGTGGCGTTCGGGCTCGGCTACGTCTTCGGCGCCGCGTTCTTCCTGGTCGACGTGGACTGGGCGGCGAAGTACCTCGGCCCGGTGCCCTGGCTCGCGCTCGCGCTGTTCGAGGCGCTGTTCCCGGCGCTCGGGGGAGCGGCCATGGCGCTCGCGTACCGGTGGGTGCCGCGGGCGGTTCCGACCGTCCTCGGTCGAGTGCTCCTCACGCCTGCGGTCGTCGCGGCGCTCTGGACGGGCCGCGAGTGGCTCGGCGGGAACTACCCGTACAACGGGTTCTCCTGGGGTCGCGTCGCCCTGAGCCAGTCACAGAGTCCCTTCGCACCGCTCGTCGCTTGGCTCGGGGTGCTCGGACTGACGTTCGTGCTCGTGTTCATGGTGGCGGCACTCGTCGCCCTCGCGGTCGAGGTCGGTGTGCGGCCGTTCGTCCGGGCCGTGCTCGCGGTCGGCGTCGTGGTGGTCGTCCTCGCGGTGCCGGCGTGGCCCGCGACGACATCGGGCATGGTCCGCGTCGAGAGCGTCCAGGGCGACGGTCCGGCGGGGTACTTCGACGGCGCCCAGCCCGGCGAGGTCCTGTCGTCCCAGCTCGACGCGACGGACACGTCGGCCAAGGGAGTCGACATGGTGGTGTGGCCGGAGGCGTCGGCCGAGTTCGACCCTCGGCGTTCGCCCGGGGTGGCGGCGGCCCTCGACGCCCTGAGCACCGCCACGCACGCGCCGATCGTCGCCGGTGCGATCACCGAGAACGCCCGTGGCCAGTACCACAACACGTCCTTCGTCTGGCAGGCCGGCAAGGGCTGGCTGGGCTCCTACGACAAGGCCCATCCGGTGCCCTTCGGTGAGTACGTGCCCGACCGCTGGTTCTACAGCAAGCTCGCGCCGTCCCTGATCGGGCTGATCGGCCGTGACTACACGCCGGGGACGAAGCCGAACACCGTCAGCGTCGCGGGGGTGCGCGTCGGGCTCGCGATCTGCTTCGACATCGTCGACGACCGCCTGACCGACGAGATGACGGCCGCCCATGCGCAGCTCATCCTCGCCCAGACGAACAACGCCGACTTCGACGGCACCGACGAGAACCTGCAGCAGCTCGCGATCGCCCGGATGCGTGCGATCGAGACGGGGCGCTCACTCGTGAACATCTCGACCGTCGGTGCGAGCGCGGTCGTCGATCCGTCCGGACGCACCATCGACTCGGTTCCGGCCTACACGGCCACGTCGATGGTGACCGACGTGCCGCTGGGGACGAGCACCACGCCGGCGACCGTCATCGGCACCGGTCTGACGACCGTCGTCGTCATCGGTGGCGTGCTCGTCCTGCTCGGCGCGGCGCCGTGGCGCCGGCGCCGCACATGA
- a CDS encoding WYL domain-containing protein: MAEQPLQAQDKLAFLLSLVPYLIDRERVSVTEAARHFGVPAARIRRAVELIAVSGVPGETMQYQHGDLFDIAWDDFEQNDMIVLTNLVAIDDSPRLSAREASALIAGLQYLSALPEAGDPEAIHALIAKLSRGAGGASSSVAVGQDAHDVTLEVIRRAMSAGRGLRFDYAGPRAPRGERRVDPLRVESIDTDWYLRAWDLDRDALRTFRLDRMSGVAVDDRPATKRIEDVEIPDTLFQRGPEDTIVTVELDSSSLPLVADYLADTADDPDDQGRVRIRLAATGFDGVVRLVAGLPGRAVVLHPPAARAALRAFAAAALAPAD, encoded by the coding sequence GTGGCTGAGCAGCCGCTCCAGGCGCAGGACAAGCTCGCGTTCCTCCTGTCGCTCGTGCCGTACCTCATCGACCGCGAGCGCGTGTCGGTCACCGAGGCAGCACGACACTTCGGGGTCCCCGCGGCTCGGATCCGCCGCGCCGTCGAGCTCATCGCCGTGTCGGGGGTCCCGGGCGAGACCATGCAGTACCAACACGGTGACCTGTTCGACATCGCCTGGGACGACTTCGAGCAGAACGACATGATCGTGTTGACCAACCTCGTCGCGATCGACGACTCCCCGCGGCTCTCGGCCCGCGAGGCCTCGGCGCTCATCGCCGGCCTGCAGTACCTGTCGGCGCTACCCGAGGCCGGGGACCCCGAGGCGATCCACGCGCTCATCGCGAAGCTGTCCCGTGGGGCGGGTGGCGCCTCCAGTTCGGTCGCGGTCGGGCAGGACGCGCACGACGTCACCCTCGAGGTGATCCGGCGGGCGATGTCGGCCGGTCGGGGCCTCCGGTTCGACTACGCGGGGCCGCGGGCGCCCCGTGGTGAACGCCGCGTGGACCCGCTCCGGGTCGAGTCCATCGACACCGACTGGTACCTGCGCGCCTGGGACCTCGATCGCGATGCGCTCCGGACCTTCCGACTCGACCGCATGTCGGGCGTCGCCGTGGACGACCGTCCGGCGACGAAACGGATCGAGGACGTCGAGATCCCCGACACGTTGTTCCAACGTGGGCCCGAGGACACGATCGTCACCGTGGAGCTCGACTCCTCGTCCCTGCCGCTCGTCGCGGATTACCTCGCCGACACCGCGGACGACCCGGACGACCAGGGCCGCGTCCGCATCCGGCTCGCCGCGACCGGGTTCGACGGCGTCGTCCGCCTCGTCGCCGGGCTGCCCGGCCGTGCGGTCGTGCTGCACCCACCCGCCGCGCGCGCGGCCCTCCGCGCCTTCGCCGCGGCAGCGCTCGCCCCCGCGGACTGA
- a CDS encoding HAD family phosphatase: MTSELPAAVLWDMDGTLVDTEPIWQRSQMVLTAQYDAPWTHEDGLSLVGSGLERSGEILREHGVDLTVEEIVEWMTTYVVEHMHDAMPWRPGARELVEELHDRGVPTALVTMSRRRMAVDVAELLGARGFRVVVAGDDVEHAKPHPEAYLRAAAALGVDPARCVAIEDSPTGVAAALASGAVTVAVEHVVPIAEGSADVRLESLDGVDVDRLVALTAPAFSAHAAAATTASSGAAAAQLPGEGAR; the protein is encoded by the coding sequence GTGACCTCCGAACTCCCCGCCGCGGTCCTCTGGGACATGGACGGCACCCTCGTGGACACCGAGCCGATCTGGCAGCGGTCCCAGATGGTGCTGACCGCGCAGTACGACGCCCCGTGGACCCACGAGGACGGCTTGTCCCTCGTCGGCAGTGGCCTCGAGCGCTCCGGCGAGATCCTCCGTGAGCACGGCGTGGACCTGACCGTGGAGGAGATCGTCGAGTGGATGACGACCTACGTGGTCGAGCACATGCACGACGCCATGCCGTGGCGTCCCGGGGCCCGCGAGCTCGTCGAGGAGCTCCACGACCGCGGCGTCCCGACCGCACTCGTGACGATGTCCCGCCGGCGGATGGCGGTCGACGTGGCCGAGTTGCTCGGCGCGAGGGGATTCCGCGTGGTCGTCGCGGGCGACGACGTGGAGCACGCCAAGCCGCACCCCGAGGCGTACCTCCGTGCTGCGGCAGCACTCGGCGTCGACCCGGCCCGCTGCGTCGCGATCGAGGACTCGCCGACGGGTGTCGCCGCGGCGCTCGCCTCCGGGGCCGTCACGGTCGCGGTCGAGCACGTCGTGCCGATCGCCGAGGGCAGCGCCGACGTCCGGCTCGAGTCGCTGGACGGCGTGGACGTCGACCGGCTCGTCGCACTGACGGCGCCCGCGTTCTCGGCGCACGCCGCCGCGGCGACCACGGCGTCCTCCGGGGCGGCGGCGGCGCAGCTCCCGGGCGAGGGCGCGCGATGA
- a CDS encoding RNA polymerase-binding protein RbpA codes for MADRSLRGMRLGSQSLQSEEGVEFSERRRAVYQTDKGTTFEVVFAAEAEIPDTWQSPRSGQEGRLLGDDGAPVPIEEHDTKAPRTHWDMLLERRSREELEELLQERLTYLRARRGEQKIGA; via the coding sequence ATGGCTGATCGCAGTCTCCGGGGCATGCGACTCGGGAGCCAGAGTCTCCAGAGCGAAGAGGGCGTCGAGTTCTCCGAGCGCAGGCGAGCCGTCTACCAGACCGACAAGGGCACGACGTTCGAGGTCGTCTTCGCCGCCGAGGCGGAGATCCCCGACACGTGGCAGTCCCCCAGGAGCGGGCAGGAGGGTCGTCTCCTCGGTGATGACGGCGCTCCCGTCCCGATCGAGGAACACGACACGAAAGCGCCGCGCACCCACTGGGACATGCTGCTCGAGCGGCGGTCCCGCGAGGAGCTCGAAGAGCTCCTGCAGGAGCGCCTGACCTACCTGCGCGCCCGACGTGGCGAACAGAAGATCGGCGCCTGA
- the tatC gene encoding twin-arginine translocase subunit TatC gives MSLGQHLVELRKRLFRAVLAIAVCAVAGWFLTPWVLDALRAPVRNLARAGGGHVAELNFPVITGAFDLRLQIAITIGIVISSPVWLYQVWAFIVPALVRREKLYVIGFFGSAIPLFLGGCFCGWYVLPHIVGILGSFVSHEDASIVDAKTYYDFVIKLVLAIGIAFVLPVFLVLLNFVGVLSAAAIIGSWRIAILCILVFTALVTPSADVISMFLLAVPMVVLYIAACAVSWFHDRRAARRQAAVDAEYGL, from the coding sequence ATGTCCCTCGGACAGCACCTCGTCGAGCTCCGCAAGCGCCTGTTCCGCGCCGTGCTCGCCATCGCCGTGTGTGCCGTGGCGGGGTGGTTCCTCACGCCGTGGGTGCTCGACGCCCTCCGCGCGCCGGTCCGCAACCTGGCCCGTGCCGGCGGCGGGCACGTCGCCGAGCTGAACTTCCCGGTGATCACCGGTGCGTTCGACCTCCGTCTGCAGATCGCGATCACGATCGGCATCGTCATCTCGAGCCCCGTGTGGCTCTACCAGGTGTGGGCCTTCATCGTGCCGGCGCTGGTCCGCCGCGAGAAGCTCTACGTCATCGGCTTCTTCGGCTCGGCGATCCCGCTCTTCCTCGGCGGCTGCTTCTGCGGGTGGTACGTCCTGCCGCACATCGTCGGGATCCTCGGCAGCTTCGTGTCGCACGAGGACGCCTCGATCGTGGACGCCAAGACCTACTACGACTTCGTCATCAAGCTCGTCCTCGCCATCGGCATCGCGTTCGTGCTCCCGGTGTTCCTCGTGCTCCTCAACTTCGTCGGGGTGCTCTCCGCCGCGGCCATCATCGGCTCCTGGCGCATCGCGATCCTCTGCATCCTCGTGTTCACCGCCCTGGTCACGCCGTCGGCCGACGTCATCTCGATGTTCCTGCTCGCCGTGCCGATGGTCGTGCTGTACATCGCTGCCTGCGCGGTCTCGTGGTTCCACGACCGGCGCGCAGCGCGACGTCAGGCAGCGGTGGACGCGGAGTACGGCCTGTGA
- a CDS encoding WYL domain-containing protein: MPATRSPRVPAEERLFSLVLALLSTESGLTKGEILANVQGYRQRYTPGGDNASLERQFERDKDDVRELGVPLETIETPGATGNNQTLRYRIPKGEYDLPEDVRFTPDESALLSLAAMAWREGALSADSRRALLKLRSVGGTDDDGEDALADGRAVDAYAPRLRARDAAFEPLRAALDRAAAVRFDYITPGSTKARTRQVAPLALVQHGGRWMLAAHEFATDSDKNYLLSRVVGPVTTYEVGQHEAPADAGERALAELDRVWANRTATIQVATGSDAERRLARRRGTTTDADGRLVLHFVDPQILAEELAAFGPEVRVVEPSAVRDLVCARLERLVQDHDDTPGEAARG, translated from the coding sequence GTGCCAGCGACCCGATCCCCGCGTGTCCCGGCGGAGGAACGGCTGTTCAGCCTCGTGCTCGCGCTCCTGTCGACGGAGTCGGGGCTCACGAAGGGCGAGATCCTCGCGAACGTGCAGGGATACCGCCAGCGGTACACGCCGGGTGGTGACAACGCCTCGCTCGAGCGTCAGTTCGAGCGCGACAAGGACGACGTCCGCGAACTCGGTGTCCCGCTCGAGACCATCGAGACGCCCGGTGCGACCGGCAACAACCAGACGCTGCGTTACCGGATCCCGAAGGGCGAGTACGACCTGCCCGAGGACGTCCGGTTCACCCCGGACGAGTCCGCGCTGCTGTCCCTGGCGGCGATGGCCTGGCGTGAGGGCGCGCTCTCCGCCGACTCCCGTCGCGCCCTGCTCAAGCTGCGGTCCGTCGGCGGTACCGACGACGACGGCGAGGACGCGCTCGCGGACGGCCGCGCCGTGGACGCCTACGCTCCTCGGCTCCGGGCCAGGGACGCCGCGTTCGAACCACTGCGCGCCGCGCTCGACCGCGCCGCCGCCGTCCGGTTCGACTACATCACACCGGGCAGCACCAAGGCCCGGACGCGGCAGGTCGCGCCACTGGCACTCGTGCAGCACGGCGGACGCTGGATGCTCGCCGCGCACGAGTTCGCGACCGACTCCGACAAGAACTACCTGCTCTCCCGCGTCGTCGGTCCGGTCACGACGTACGAGGTCGGCCAGCACGAGGCGCCGGCGGACGCCGGGGAGCGTGCCCTCGCGGAACTCGACCGGGTCTGGGCGAACCGGACCGCCACGATCCAGGTCGCCACGGGCAGTGACGCCGAGCGGCGACTCGCCCGCCGACGCGGCACCACCACGGACGCCGACGGTCGGCTCGTCCTGCACTTCGTGGATCCCCAGATCCTGGCCGAGGAGCTCGCCGCCTTCGGGCCGGAGGTCCGTGTCGTGGAGCCGTCGGCCGTGCGGGACCTCGTGTGTGCCCGTCTCGAGCGACTCGTGCAGGACCACGACGACACCCCGGGGGAGGCTGCCCGTGGCTGA
- a CDS encoding DEAD/DEAH box helicase, with the protein MTDTGLTPAARFAAARARARSRNLELFRTELRFDLDPFQMASCLALDEGRSVLVAAPTGAGKTVVAEFAVWLAMRSPTAKVFYTTPIKALSNQKYGELVDAYGESEVGLLTGDTNVNPRARVVVMTTEVLRNMIYAESDLLDDLAYVVLDEVHYLADRFRGPVWEEVILHLPSEVRLVSLSATVSNAEEFGDWLQAVRGDTDVIVSEERPVPLEQHVLVGPKLVDLFDSSGAAATNRVNPELMRLVGGASRGGDRNGGRGRGRGRGPAYDHRGPRQERMHREGIVHMLDERRLLPAIFFVFSRNGCDQGVRQVLRSGISLTTAAERREIRETAEYHCRTLLDEDLAVLGYWEWLEGLERGVAAHHAGLLPAFKEVVEDLFQRKLLKVVLATETLALGVNMPARTVVLEKLEKFNGEARVPITPGEYTQLTGRAGRRGIDVEGHAVIQWTDGLEPQAVASLASRRTYPLNSAFKPTYNMAVNLIEQFGRERTREVLETSFAQFQADRSVVDLARKARSQQESLDGYRRSMECHLGDFTEYAALRRELSDLERSTIPGGRESSHGARQERQAAISEVRRRMQRHPCHACPDREAHARWAERWYRLSRSTDKLLAQIRSRTGAVAIVFDRVTDVLLALGYLTRDAPEDVDGVPVPTSESAGARRDEVRVAAGGRRLQRIYGDRDLLVAECIEAHVWDELTPAQLAAMAATIVYEPRREDAPGTEHALPRGAFRPALDETLTIWARLDDLERDHRLAGSMPPTPAIALGVFRWASGSSLDDVLRTLDLAAGDFVRWSKQVIDLLDQLRNAADAPLSRTASRAADAMRRGIVAYATV; encoded by the coding sequence GTGACCGACACGGGACTGACCCCGGCCGCCCGGTTCGCCGCCGCCCGCGCGCGGGCGCGGTCACGGAACCTCGAGCTGTTCCGCACCGAGCTCCGATTCGACCTCGACCCGTTCCAGATGGCGTCGTGCCTGGCGCTCGACGAGGGCCGCAGCGTGCTCGTCGCCGCGCCCACCGGTGCCGGCAAGACGGTCGTCGCCGAGTTCGCGGTGTGGCTCGCGATGCGTTCCCCGACGGCGAAGGTGTTCTACACCACGCCGATCAAGGCGCTGTCGAACCAGAAGTACGGCGAACTCGTCGACGCGTACGGCGAGTCGGAGGTCGGGCTGCTCACGGGCGACACCAACGTCAACCCGAGGGCGCGCGTGGTCGTGATGACGACCGAGGTGCTCCGCAACATGATCTACGCGGAGTCCGACCTGCTCGACGACCTGGCCTACGTCGTGCTCGACGAGGTCCACTACCTCGCCGACCGGTTCCGCGGGCCGGTGTGGGAAGAGGTGATCCTGCACCTGCCGAGCGAGGTCCGGCTCGTCTCCCTGTCGGCGACCGTGTCGAACGCCGAGGAGTTCGGCGACTGGCTGCAGGCGGTGCGCGGGGACACGGACGTCATCGTGTCGGAGGAGCGTCCGGTGCCGCTCGAGCAGCACGTGCTCGTCGGTCCGAAGCTCGTCGACCTGTTCGACTCGTCGGGTGCGGCGGCGACCAACCGTGTCAACCCGGAGCTCATGCGACTGGTCGGTGGGGCCTCGCGGGGTGGCGACCGCAACGGCGGTCGAGGCCGCGGCCGCGGACGCGGTCCGGCGTACGACCATCGCGGGCCGCGCCAGGAACGCATGCACCGCGAGGGCATCGTCCACATGCTCGACGAGCGGCGGTTGCTGCCGGCCATCTTCTTCGTGTTCAGCCGGAACGGATGCGACCAGGGCGTGCGCCAGGTCCTCCGCTCCGGGATCTCGCTGACGACCGCCGCTGAGCGCCGCGAGATCCGCGAGACCGCCGAGTACCACTGCCGCACGCTGCTCGACGAGGACCTCGCGGTGCTCGGCTACTGGGAGTGGCTCGAGGGCCTCGAGCGGGGCGTCGCGGCGCACCACGCGGGGCTGCTGCCAGCGTTCAAGGAGGTCGTCGAGGACCTGTTCCAGCGCAAGCTGCTCAAGGTCGTGCTCGCCACCGAGACCCTGGCGCTCGGGGTCAACATGCCCGCTCGCACGGTGGTGCTCGAGAAGCTCGAGAAGTTCAACGGCGAGGCGCGCGTCCCGATCACGCCGGGGGAGTACACGCAGCTGACCGGCCGCGCCGGTCGCCGCGGGATCGACGTCGAGGGCCATGCGGTCATCCAGTGGACCGACGGCCTCGAACCACAGGCGGTGGCGTCGCTCGCCTCGCGCCGGACCTACCCGCTCAACTCCGCGTTCAAGCCGACGTACAACATGGCCGTCAACCTCATCGAGCAGTTCGGGCGGGAGCGGACGCGCGAGGTCCTCGAGACGTCGTTCGCGCAGTTCCAGGCGGACCGCTCGGTCGTCGATCTCGCCCGGAAGGCCCGATCGCAGCAGGAGTCGCTCGACGGCTACCGCCGGTCCATGGAGTGCCACCTCGGGGACTTCACGGAGTACGCGGCGCTCCGACGCGAGCTCTCCGACCTGGAGCGGTCGACGATCCCGGGCGGCCGCGAGTCCTCACACGGTGCACGCCAGGAGCGGCAGGCCGCGATCAGCGAGGTCCGGCGACGCATGCAGCGGCATCCCTGCCACGCGTGTCCCGACCGCGAGGCGCACGCGCGCTGGGCCGAGCGTTGGTACCGCCTGTCCCGCTCCACCGACAAGCTGCTCGCGCAGATCCGCTCGCGCACCGGTGCGGTGGCGATCGTGTTCGACCGGGTGACCGACGTCCTCCTGGCACTCGGCTACCTGACCCGCGACGCGCCGGAGGACGTGGACGGCGTCCCGGTGCCGACGTCCGAGTCCGCGGGGGCCCGACGGGACGAGGTGCGCGTCGCCGCCGGTGGGCGCCGGTTGCAGCGCATCTACGGCGACCGCGACCTGCTCGTCGCGGAGTGCATCGAGGCGCACGTCTGGGACGAGTTGACACCGGCGCAGCTCGCGGCGATGGCGGCGACGATCGTCTACGAGCCCCGCCGCGAGGACGCTCCCGGCACGGAACACGCGCTGCCCCGCGGCGCCTTCCGTCCGGCCCTCGACGAGACGCTCACGATCTGGGCGCGCCTCGACGACCTCGAGCGGGACCACCGCCTGGCGGGATCGATGCCGCCCACGCCCGCGATCGCGCTCGGCGTCTTCCGATGGGCGTCGGGGTCCTCGCTCGACGACGTCCTCCGGACCCTCGATCTCGCCGCAGGCGACTTCGTCCGGTGGTCCAAGCAGGTGATCGACCTGCTCGACCAGCTCCGCAACGCGGCCGACGCGCCGTTGTCGCGCACCGCCTCCCGTGCCGCCGACGCCATGCGCCGTGGCATCGTCGCCTACGCGACGGTCTGA
- a CDS encoding PAC2 family protein, translated as MPQHSPFSDGRLLVVAFEGWNDAGEAASGLARRIVDALDLEELRELDGERYVDYQFNRPTIGTDDDGVRGVIWPRIVLHGPASTGTTPAVSQVVGAGGTTSERGVYVLVGPEPSRTWRGFAAEIVDLVDVHAIDAVVFVGAMLADVPHTRPISVFVSSEDEDVRTALGVDHSTYEGPVGIISVLSDAMDTAGVPTISLWASVPHYVHNAPSPKATLALLDRIEDLTDVTVPRGSLLDDAANWEQGIDALAADDEDMASYITQLEQARDTVDSPEASGDAIAQEFEQYLRRRDGKDGAPGGPGEGPWRPPQS; from the coding sequence GTGCCACAGCACTCCCCCTTCAGCGACGGGCGCCTGCTCGTCGTCGCGTTCGAGGGATGGAACGACGCGGGCGAGGCCGCGAGCGGACTCGCCCGACGCATCGTCGACGCGCTCGACCTGGAGGAACTCCGGGAGCTCGACGGTGAACGGTACGTCGACTACCAGTTCAACCGCCCGACGATCGGCACCGACGACGACGGCGTGCGCGGCGTCATCTGGCCGCGGATCGTGCTCCACGGTCCGGCGTCCACCGGCACCACGCCCGCCGTCTCCCAGGTCGTCGGTGCCGGCGGCACCACGAGTGAGCGCGGGGTGTACGTGCTCGTCGGTCCCGAGCCGTCGCGGACGTGGCGCGGGTTCGCGGCGGAGATCGTGGACCTGGTGGACGTGCACGCGATCGACGCCGTCGTGTTCGTCGGCGCCATGCTCGCGGACGTCCCGCACACCCGCCCGATCTCGGTCTTCGTGTCCAGTGAGGACGAGGACGTCCGCACCGCGCTCGGCGTCGACCACTCGACGTACGAGGGCCCGGTCGGCATCATCAGCGTCTTGTCGGACGCGATGGACACCGCCGGCGTGCCCACGATCTCCCTCTGGGCCTCGGTCCCGCACTACGTCCACAACGCCCCCTCGCCGAAGGCGACCCTCGCGCTCCTCGACCGCATCGAGGACCTCACCGATGTGACGGTGCCGCGCGGGTCCCTGCTCGACGACGCCGCGAACTGGGAGCAGGGCATCGACGCGCTGGCAGCCGACGACGAGGACATGGCGAGCTACATCACGCAGCTCGAACAGGCGCGCGACACGGTCGACTCCCCGGAGGCCAGCGGCGACGCGATCGCCCAGGAGTTCGAGCAGTACCTCCGCCGACGCGACGGCAAGGACGGCGCCCCGGGTGGCCCCGGCGAGGGTCCCTGGCGCCCACCCCAGTCCTGA
- a CDS encoding tRNA (adenine-N1)-methyltransferase: MTGAPARGPFRAGDRVQLTGPKGKLTTLSLETGGEYHTHRGVLRHDDVIGQQDGSVIASSSGDEYLALRPLLNDYVMSMPRGAAIVYPKDAAQIVAFADVFPGARVVEAGVGSGALSLWLLRAIGAEGTLHSFERRSEFADIARGNVATFLGGDPDNWTVTVGDLVEELAQHVDAGSVDRVVLDMLAPWECVDDAADALVPGGLIVCYVATVTQLSRVCEAIRDTGRYTEPEPSETLVRTWHVDGLAVRPDHRMVGHTGFLVTARRLADGVVLPDHRRRRKPEFADEDVELWTPGAVGERATSDKKLRKVARQAAAQARKVAAADGPRADEAPADDR; encoded by the coding sequence ATGACCGGCGCGCCAGCCCGCGGTCCCTTCCGTGCCGGCGACCGCGTCCAGCTCACCGGCCCGAAGGGCAAGCTGACCACGCTCTCGCTCGAGACCGGCGGCGAGTACCACACGCACCGCGGCGTCCTCCGCCACGACGACGTGATCGGCCAGCAGGACGGCTCCGTGATCGCCTCGTCGAGCGGCGACGAGTACCTGGCCCTCCGCCCCCTGCTGAACGACTACGTCATGTCCATGCCCCGCGGGGCCGCGATCGTCTACCCGAAGGACGCGGCCCAGATCGTCGCCTTCGCGGACGTGTTCCCGGGGGCCCGGGTCGTCGAGGCCGGCGTCGGCTCGGGCGCGCTCTCGCTGTGGTTGCTCCGGGCGATCGGCGCCGAGGGGACCCTGCACTCGTTCGAGCGTCGTTCCGAGTTCGCCGACATCGCCCGCGGCAACGTCGCCACGTTCCTCGGGGGCGATCCGGACAACTGGACCGTCACCGTGGGCGACCTCGTCGAGGAGTTGGCGCAGCACGTCGACGCCGGATCCGTCGACCGGGTCGTGCTCGACATGCTCGCGCCGTGGGAGTGCGTGGACGACGCCGCCGACGCACTCGTGCCCGGCGGACTCATCGTCTGTTACGTGGCGACCGTGACGCAGCTCTCCCGCGTGTGCGAGGCGATCCGCGACACCGGCCGCTACACCGAGCCGGAGCCGAGCGAGACGCTCGTCCGCACCTGGCACGTCGACGGACTCGCCGTGCGTCCCGACCACCGGATGGTCGGCCACACCGGGTTCCTGGTGACGGCCCGACGGCTCGCGGACGGCGTCGTGCTGCCCGACCACCGGCGCCGTCGCAAGCCCGAGTTCGCGGACGAGGACGTCGAGTTGTGGACGCCCGGCGCCGTGGGCGAGCGGGCGACGAGCGACAAGAAGCTCCGGAAGGTCGCCCGGCAGGCGGCCGCGCAGGCCCGGAAGGTCGCCGCGGCGGACGGGCCCCGGGCGGACGAGGCGCCAGCGGACGACCGCTAA